The genomic stretch TGGTTCCCTTGAGCTCGGCAAGATAAACACAGCCAATGTCTCCATAGCCGATGCGCTTAAGGAGCTTGAAGTGGCTCAAGCTGATGGGATAACCTTTGGAGTTAACTAGCCGAATGGCCTCCCAGCGGAAATCAACCCCGGTGTGCCGCCTGACCGATGCAGCAGCGCCAGAACTCTCTGAAGCTTCGGCTGCGGTGCCACTGCGCCCGCCATGATTGTTGCTACAGGTGACGGAGTCACTGGGCTTTGTCTCCCTTGACCCCATGCATGATGGCGTGGTCACTGTTGGGGACGAGGCAGATGTTGCCTCCGAAATCCTTATCAGTTTTGGGCTAGAGAACCAGCTGGGGTGAACGCCGGAGCTTGGCCATGGATCGTCTGTTGGAGTGGAATCATCTTTGGAGATTAGTTGCGATTTCTTCTTGTGCTTTGGCAATTTTGATGATGCCTTCGTTGGAGCAGGATCAACATTCTTGCTCCTGGATGATGCCTCAGCACTCGCCTGGAATTTAGTCGAACACCTTGAGTTAGTAGAGATTAGGAAAGGCAGCCGGTCACGGAATGGACATCAAAACAAGCATTTACAAGACAAACAACTGCAACCACAGATCAAAGCTACTCCGAAGACAGGAAGGGAGCTTGCTACCTTCATGGGGGTCCGCCTTGAGCAGAGGACATtccttggaagagaagaagggatACATAAATAATGTGATGGTGGAGGGAGGGATGGTTGAGACGTGGGAGGGGAACAGTATCGCGTGGTGTATGAGTTCATGGGATCCGACtacgttgttgttgttgttgttggggtGTGGTAGGATGCTGCCCTCGGCGACATTCCGTGCATAACGCCGGCGGGATGTTGTGGTGCGGCTCCTCCGCCATGCCACGCCACGCTTGCTCCGGGATGTTGGGGTGTGGTTTGACCGAGGTTTGGATGGCTGTCGGGTCAAAATAAGCACAACGGACTCGTCTAATTTTGACTCGATCGAGTCCATATACGTCGGTCGGTGTCCAAAAATATTTACAATGAGATGAGCTAAATATTATTGGTTTTTGATACTAAATTCTGGTTTATCATTGATTAGGTCTCTAAATGATTTCTTTTCTTCGGAGAGGCCAAATGAATAGCTCTCAGTGCATTCATTGATGTTTGGAGAGGAAGGCAGGTGATTGGAGAGGTGGTAGGTGGGACCCGATAGCCTCCTGCCCTCTCATCACTGTCAAATGTTGCTTTCTAAAGATATAGTTAGGAATATCAGTAATATTATCTCATCACTGGTCTTACCTATATTGTTTATAGGTGATTGATTGCAATTTAGATCATAATAGCAGTGTTGACTAATACTGAtcaatttggttttttttttgggattatttttatttaattttggaTTATTTTCAAACTCCGGAAAGATATTTATCTgaaatttctaaaaataaatagaaaaaaaaggttGGAGGCCTTAAAATGGAGTCTGACTTCACAAGAAAGCTAATGTGAGATTGACCGGGAACCGGCTACTGGCGGTGACATCTTTCCCTCATCAGCTCGTTCAAGTTTTATCAAGTCAATCGTAGCCGTATATCTATCATGCGGACTCTAACTTATGCGCCCATCGGATGTGGACAAGGCAAAGACGGCAAGGGACTGTGATCAAAGAGGTCGGACGGTGGATGTTTTAGTCGCATAGAGAAGACATCTACGGTTATGTTGTAACTTGTTATGAGGACACGAACAACCCGCGACACGAAGGCATGCTTGGATCTTTAGTCGCGCAAAAACACTCGTTCTTTTGGTTTATTTACGGATAGATCCTCGGTCGGGGAGGGCAAACTGGAAGTTAAGTGCAATAAATAGGGGTACTTTGGGAAGTATAGTTCGACAAAGCCGCTATTTTAACCCCATCTCTTCTTCATCGCCCTCGCCTTCGCCTTCGCCTTCTCttgtcttttcttctctttcttcctcttcgcGTCTCTCGTCTCATCCTCCACAGTGACGCTTTTGTTCTCTCGGAGATTTCTTCTGCTTCTTGAATCCTCGCGGTGAAAGAGAATAGGACTGTTGTTCCGGTGAAAGGACGCCATTGATTCATGTGCGAGTCCTGAGAGGGCTATGCGATCTGTACAAACAATCGCTTGTTGATCCGGCTCCCGGTTGGAGATGATGAGGTTTGCTGCAATCCCTCTTTCTCTCCGCTCCTTTCTCCTATTTCCTGCTCTCCGTTTACCTCTGTTTGTGTTGGTTGCGCGACGATCCTCTCATCTCGAACTGTTTCTTCCTTGCTGTCGTCGCTTGAGATCGAATTTTTTGTATAGTTGCTTCAAAGAGAGGTCGCTGAGGAGGGGAAGGCGAAGGCGGTGTAGGTGAAGAGCGCTTCTCCGGCTGGAGATTGTGCCTTTTCTGCCTGCGGGTTTCTGCCCGCCGATCGCCTCTTTCGGCTTCCTGAACGGGAAGACTCTGGGTTCAGTGCCTATCTTCTATCTCCCGGCTCTGTTGTTGGCTTCTGTAATGTATTTTGGGATCTGAAGATTTCAGATTTGATCGCCCAATGACTCTTCCGGCGTTTTTGTCTACCCTTTCTTTTTATTTGAAGTGCCTTAGAACAGAATCGTGCTTTTTTTCTCAACATTTTGCTTTCTTGAATACTATTGTTTGGTTTTACAATCGGTTTGGAGGAGAAGCGCCTTAAGATTTcatggtctttttttttttatccttgttTCTTCTGTGGAACCCTTGGGTTTGAATTGGTTCGATTCTTTCCCTGTAGTTTTCGATGTCCTGTCTTGATGTTCTTGTGGTGGAAATCGGGACGCAGATCGCCAATTCTGGTTCCTGCTTTTGATGTTCTTGTGGTAGGAACTGCGAGTCAGATCGCCAATTCGAGTTGACGCAAACCTCTGTTTTCGATTTGACCTCTGCTTTCTGGCTACAAGTCCTGTTTCACTGGAATTAGCCGAAGGTCTCGTCCCAGATCGTCTAAATCTACCGGATCTACGCCTTTGTCAAATTGCTTATGCCTATCCACGTGATGAGTTTGTCTTCCTAGTTTCATCTGGAGATTACTTGGGTTCGGAATCCCTTTTCTGTTGCCTCGGCTTTGGTATTGCAGGAGATCAAGAGCTTCTTTGTTTCTCCCTATCgtgtttcctcttcttctctgtTATGGACTCGGAATGGATTTGCTCTATACCACATGTCGATCCAGAAAACCGACCCAGCACAAATTTCCAAATTTTTGCTGCTATCCAAGCTAAAGTTTTGGTCTTAAGCTCTCTGTATTCATGGATCTGCAGTTTTTAGGCTGCTTCTTTCAGTAAACAACTATTTTCGATGTCTGATACCTCAGATTTCTGCCTATTAATCCTCATCTTTGAGTTTTGATATGGTCGCTTGATATGATCCATTGAGATTTGAAGGTACCAGGCAGCTATTGACCTTAACATGCCGTCTTTGTTCCACAGATACCAGAGAGTTAGCCCGGACATCCTCCCCCTCGGCAATGGAAGGAAGCCGATCCTGAGAACATGGAAAGAAGACGACGCCGACCACGGCAGCAGAAGCACTAGCCACTCCCCTCTCGAAGCCAAACCCATAAGAGCGAGATCGGTGTCCGGATCGGCCGGCCCATCCCCAACCCGAGACCACCAGTTCCCTCGCACCTCCTTCCCCTCAGATTCCCCTACCTCAGCGGCACACTCGGAGAGCCAACCGCCGCCCCCTTCCGCTTCCGCCAAGTCTTATAGCCGGCACCATGAGACCATCAACGGGGTCGGCGGCGACGTCATACTGCAGTGGGGACACAACAAGCGGTCCCGCGGGCCGAGGGCGGAGAGCCGGGCGTCGGGCGACGAGACCTCCTCCCACTCGAAGCAGATGCTCAAGGTTCCTCGCCGATCGGCGGCGGCGATGCCCCCTCCGCACTTTGCCGGCTCGTACGCCAGGGGAGCCCATCTGAGGTCGTCTGTTACCGTCCGTGATGCCAACAAGtatacgctctctctctctctctctctctctcatatgttGGTAATCTTTTGGGTTGTTTTAGCAGCGTagctttctcttttctctttttgccACTAGGATTTTATTTTAAGAAATTTATCCGCTTTCCCCTATTCAAAACCCAAGAAGAGATGTGTTTCCTGTCAGATCGCAAGGCCAAAGATATGGTGCGAGTCCTTTGATATTTTTCTGGTTTGTTGACGTATCGTAGTTCTTGCGGCTCCCCTTGGTATGTGAGATTCTTGAGTGATGATATCTCCTTGCTTTACATTTTATCTTGCTAGCATCTGGAGTTGCTTTATAGATAGAGCACTAGTCATTGCCTTCCTGTCCTGTCGCCCCCGGCACAGGCTGCCAATCGATGATACCAAACCCGCCCACATGCCTCATGTCCATATGCTGCCACAAAACCATCCCTCTCATCGCTCTGTGTTATTTTTATCCGGTCAGTAAGGAACACCCATCCGCTCATCTGTCCATAACTTTTTTTGTGTGTTTATGctctattttgttttatttttaggcGTATAAGTTGGTCTTTTCCATTAGTTTCTTTGTCATAAAGGCATCCTTTCGCTTTACGCCGCTATAAATACCACTTggacatttattttttttttcatttatagcAGGGAACAGTTGGAGCCTCTCCACCTACCATTCATTTCTTGTTACCCTTCTTGAGTTCCTTTTTGCCCTTTTTCTCTGGTCATGATCAGGGGCGTCGAAGAGCGATCGGGCGGCACAGCTCGATCCGATAAGCGATCGCCTTCTTCCCCACCGAATAAGGTTCTGAGGTCCGCCGCCGACGGCTCCATGAATCCGCCGGAACCGAAGCGTCAGCCCTCGGATCAGGAAGCTGCTTCCCCGGTGGGGGCCGCCGCGATCGGGGAGAAGCTGAACCTTGACCAGTTCGAGTGGCCCAAGATCTTCATATCCCTCTCGCGCAAGGAGAAGGAGGACGACTTCCTAGCCATGAAGGGCACCAAGCTGCCCCAGCGCCCCAAGAAGCGGGCCAAGAACATCGAGAAGACTCTCCAGGTATTAAAACCCCATCTGTCGATCCGGTTCTTGCATCTTGTTTTGTAAAAACATCAATAATCATAAATTAACTTTTGGGTGGGTGCAGTATTGTTTTCCAGGAATGTGGCTGTCGGATTTGACGAGGGGACGGTATGAAGTGCGGGAGAAGAAATGCGCTAAGAAGGTATTCTTCCCCACGCATCCCGGATTctctcccccctcctcctcctcctcttgcccTCCGTATTTCTGTCCATCACCAACAAATCGACCTAATCTTCTTCGACTTCTTGGTTTTTTCCTATTTTTTTATGtgtctattttatttattttgttgacGCATCCCATCCATCATGGCATCCGAGAAGGTGGATCATAAAACATGCATGACGCCAACCAATTCCCAGTTTTTGGCCCTCGAGAGAAGGGAGTGGGTTGAAAATGGATCGGTCCCTTTTCCCTATCTTCACGTGGGTCCCTGACACCCGTCACAGTGCCCGCATTGATGGTCCCAAATTAATGCGGCCTCGCCTTTCTGTGATCCCACTTGTGgcgtttggcttcctcctctacttTCCGTGACATAATTTAATTCTTGTGCCGATGATGCAGTTGTTGCTTTGTGCAGCGGCGGAGGGGATTGAAGGGGATGGAGAGCATGGAGAGCGACTCCGAGTGAATGCGGTCGAGGCATGCATGGATGCAGCTCCAGGTCGCGttgatctcttcttcctcctcacgcTCCGTCGTGTCGTTGGTGTCGGGAGTTCTTTGTTTCTCACGCTGGTTTTGGGGAGCGTTTGTAACCCTCCGTGCATCCTCTGAGCCCTTGTACAGATCCGCAGCTGGCATTAATGGAGAAAAAAAAAGTCAATTCGATCAAACCGATACTGATCGTTTTTGGATCTGTTATGTGGGTGACTTGCCTTGTTTTTTCATCCTTGGCAACGGTGGCGCATCAGAAGCCGCAATACATGGCGCGATCTGCCGTGGTGGACGGCGCAGGGTTCAGCGGCACATACGATGACGACGGATAGGACTGCTCAGCGACGGGGTCCAGCCTCGCAAATGCCGAGTGGGTGCTCGGCCACCGGCGCATTTTCGGTTCTCCCACTTGGCTTTTGGTGGGTCCGACTCACATGTACAGAGAAGCCACAAAGAAAAGAGTGCGCAAGGACCCAATTATAAATGGAATCTTTTGTTCGGGTCGGGTGCCAAACAACAGGCAGCAATCATCTACGGCTACATGGAGGTGATGGCTCGGAACGGGTGGGTCCCGACGCTGGAGCCCGTTGGCTACCGGGAAGCGACAAAGGTGTGTCTTCTCTGGGCACCCAACGCATActtaccagagagagagagaggacgaccGAAAGGACGACAGAATAGCCACGAACAAAACCAGAATCGCGAGGTCTGACCCTCTTCCCATTTCTTTTACTTTTCCAAACATTTTTCGATCGCCTcgggatgatgatgacgacgacgccTTTTGCGATCCACTCCTCTCGTATCGTTCTTGCGCTTGTGGGTGGATCTTGCTTGCTGGGCGCTAGTTTTAGGTTCTCCGTCGAGAGCTCGATTGATCTTGAGCTGTTGCTTCCTTTGGGTTCCTGCAAGCGTGGTTTTGTCGGTGTTTGATTCTCGAGAAAAAGATGAGATACCGTAATGTGCACAAGAGTCGAAGCACAGTTTTGGATCTTGATCTAGTTGTTGTCGCTTCG from Musa acuminata AAA Group cultivar baxijiao chromosome BXJ1-3, Cavendish_Baxijiao_AAA, whole genome shotgun sequence encodes the following:
- the LOC135583912 gene encoding uncharacterized protein LOC135583912 isoform X1, producing MMRYQRVSPDILPLGNGRKPILRTWKEDDADHGSRSTSHSPLEAKPIRARSVSGSAGPSPTRDHQFPRTSFPSDSPTSAAHSESQPPPPSASAKSYSRHHETINGVGGDVILQWGHNKRSRGPRAESRASGDETSSHSKQMLKVPRRSAAAMPPPHFAGSYARGAHLRSSVTVRDANKGVEERSGGTARSDKRSPSSPPNKVLRSAADGSMNPPEPKRQPSDQEAASPVGAAAIGEKLNLDQFEWPKIFISLSRKEKEDDFLAMKGTKLPQRPKKRAKNIEKTLQYCFPGMWLSDLTRGRYEVREKKCAKKLLLCAAAEGIEGDGEHGERLRVNAVEACMDAAPGRVDLFFLLTLRRVVGVGSSLFLTLVLGSVCNPPCIL
- the LOC135583912 gene encoding uncharacterized protein LOC135583912 isoform X4 encodes the protein MMRYQRVSPDILPLGNGRKPILRTWKEDDADHGSRSTSHSPLEAKPIRARSVSGSAGPSPTRDHQFPRTSFPSDSPTSAAHSESQPPPPSASAKSYSRHHETINGVGGDVILQWGHNKRSRGPRAESRASGDETSSHSKQMLKVPRRSAAAMPPPHFAGSYARGAHLRSSVTVRDANKGVEERSGGTARSDKRSPSSPPNKVLRSAADGSMNPPEPKRQPSDQEAASPVGAAAIGEKLNLDQFEWPKIFISLSRKEKEDDFLAMKGTKLPQRPKKRAKNIEKTLQYCFPGMWLSDLTRGRYEVREKKCAKKRRRGLKGMESMESDSE
- the LOC135583912 gene encoding uncharacterized protein LOC135583912 isoform X3; the encoded protein is MMRYQRVSPDILPLGNGRKPILRTWKEDDADHGSRSTSHSPLEAKPIRARSVSGSAGPSPTRDHQFPRTSFPSDSPTSAAHSESQPPPPSASAKSYSRHHETINGVGGDVILQWGHNKRSRGPRAESRASGDETSSHSKQMLKVPRRSAAAMPPPHFAGSYARGAHLRSSVTVRDANKGVEERSGGTARSDKRSPSSPPNKVLRSAADGSMNPPEPKRQPSDQEAASPVGAAAIGEKLNLDQFEWPKIFISLSRKEKEDDFLAMKGTKLPQRPKKRAKNIEKTLQYCFPGMWLSDLTRGRYEVREKKCAKKVDHKTCMTPTNSQFLALERREWVENGSVPFPYLHVGP
- the LOC135583912 gene encoding uncharacterized protein LOC135583912 isoform X2; this encodes MMRYQRVSPDILPLGNGRKPILRTWKEDDADHGSRSTSHSPLEAKPIRARSVSGSAGPSPTRDHQFPRTSFPSDSPTSAAHSESQPPPPSASAKSYSRHHETINGVGGDVILQWGHNKRSRGPRAESRASGDETSSHSKQMLKVPRRSAAAMPPPHFAGSYARGAHLRSSVTVRDANKGVEERSGGTARSDKRSPSSPPNKVLRSAADGSMNPPEPKRQPSDQEAASPVGAAAIGEKLNLDQFEWPKIFISLSRKEKEDDFLAMKGTKLPQRPKKRAKNIEKTLQYCFPGMWLSDLTRGRYEVREKKCAKKVFFPTHPGFSPPSSSSSCPPYFCPSPTNRPNLLRLLGFFLFFYVSILFILLTHPIHHGIREGGS